From the genome of Rana temporaria chromosome 8, aRanTem1.1, whole genome shotgun sequence:
AGCGTAGAGGCTCCCTTAAATACAATGCTTGGTCTCGCTGGTAGAATAAGGGCCAAAACATGATCGGTGGTaagaatgtgccaatgtttttgaatcaacttttttattttgtgatgTTGGACAGAAAAAGTTGTCACAAATGGTATGGAAAACCTGTCTCCCCGGTCTACTTTGGTCCGGTCTCTTAAGAGATGCTCCCTCTCCACAGTTCTGGTCTTATCAATCAACAAAGACAGGGAAGCCCTATCATATGCCTTCTCAGTGAATCGATTGAAAAGCAACAAAGCCTGGTTCTCAAAAGATTTCAAATCCGTACAGTTGCGTCTTAGGCGCATAAACTGTCCTTGAGGGACTGCTTTCAACCAGGCCGGCAGATGGCAGCTAGTGGAATGTATGAATTTCTATcagtagattaaaaaaaattgtagttacAAATTTTTCATCTTTGATGGGAATTTTcagatccaaaaaattaatttcttcTCTACTTGCCTCAAAGCTAAACGCAATCCCTCTGGTATTGATGTTTAGCCCTGACAGGAACTCCCTGAGGTCAGATTCACTGccgtcccataggaggaggacgtcgtcgatgtaTCTGGCCCAAAGAACAATCTCAGGTCTCCGGCAAGCATCGAccacgtcctcctcccatttggccctGAAAGGGTTGGCCAAGCTAGGGGcgtatttagcccccattgcGACCCCCCTATCCTGTCTATAAAACTGGTTGTCAAAGAAGAAGTAATTGTGGCTcactgcatattgcagcagctccATAATGTAGTCAATCTGTATTTGAGCCAACCCTGAATTCCTCACCAAATAGAGTGAGACCGCCTCTAAACCAAGCTGGTGCGGAATGATGGTGTAGAGGGAGGTCACGTCGGCCGTGACCATTTATAAACCTTGCTTAGGGGTAATGTTAGCCAACATGTTAATGACATGTTTAGTGTCTTTTATATAAGAGGGAATCATTTGAACAAGTGGCTGCAGGAAGaaatcaatgtacttgcccaccaGGGACGTGATAGAATCAATCCCGCTGACTATGGGGCGTCCCGGGGCAAGTCTGGTTCTTATGAATCTTTGGTAAATAGTAAATTACCAGAGTGCGAGGAGCACTCGGTATCAGGAAAAAACTTTCTTTACTATTTAAGATCCCACAGTCAACACCACGATCAACAATGGCCTTATGCTCCCTCTTGTATCTCACAACAGGATCCCTGTTAAGGGGTGTGTAGGTGGCATCGTCATCAACGATGCGATGCATCTCTGCGAGATAATCACATCTATCCAAGATGACGATGCCACCCCCTGTCAGCAGGTCTTATAACCAAAGACTTGTTGGAGCACAACGTCTCCAACCCCTTCTCTAGATCATGATTCATATTGGTCTTTTTAACTTTAATGTGTTCCAAATCCTGAAGGACAACATAACGGAAAACCCTAATGCTAGGAGCCAATGACCCTGGCGGGTTAAACAATGAAGCATTGGCTAAACTAGAATGCTTGTATTCCGTATTGGGTGTTAGCTTGTCCATAACAGGGTTAGATAGAAAGTATCTCTTgatattaaagaggagttccacccaaatttggaacttcctcttaacccactcctctcccccttacatgccacatttggcatgtaatttttttggggggggggggagtgggggcttcagcaagagtgggacttcctgtcccacttcctccttcctgtaggcgactaagcttaatcgccttcaggaaggggctgctgtaggcgatcgcctaggacacgtcacaggtcctaggcgatctcctggccaattacacggcgcggcgccgctcgcgcatgcgcagtgccgctcacgcatgcgcagtgggtgcccggccgtgaagccgaaagctatcacagccgggtgcccacactgagaatgaagacgccggccggggagggggggtgaggagcggagccccggccggcgtgtcgctggagcaggtaagtgtctgtttattaaaagccagcagctacactttttgttgctgctgacttttaataaacatacaaatggctggaactcccctttaagtctcCTAGTATACTTGTGAATGTCCATGTAAGTTTGAAATTTACTTAGACTGCGGGGTGGGGTAAACTTTAAGCCCTTGTCTAGAAGTCTCTTTTGAGGGTCTGTCAACACTTGTTGGCTTAGGTTAAAATACCTGTCTCTAAATTCACTTTCTTTTTGGCCGACTGGGCCCGCCTCCCCCCCCTGCTCCCTCTCTTTGTTCTATAGGGCCTCCCCAATTTTGGTGGgccctgggaaaaccccaattttGATTGGGTGGATTCCCAGGGGGACCAACGGGGTAGTCTGATCTCCGTTGATTGAAAAACTGATCTTGACTGCCTGGGTAATAGGGTGGAGGATATGTAATTGGGTTCTCATATCCAAAACCTCTACCCTCAGGGGTAAAAACCAAAGGGGTCCCAAAATCAGACAGGGGGAAAAAACGATTTTGCATGGAGACATTGTAATTATTAGGTCCAATGTTCGCTCCTGGATGGTAGCCAGAAAAAGTCCCATCAGGGATCTTATTAGGGGGTGGGTACCTCTGGCCTGCGGGATGATGATCCCATGTGCGAGGGGACATCCCCTGATTGAAATGTTGAATGGTATTACCAAGATTTCCCCCCTACCCCCTCCTCTATTGGGGACTCCAGTTTGatttgggcctttttttttttttttttggggcttttgggGTGGTTTTGAGGCTCCCTGTCGGGCGGAACGAGCGGCTCACTGGCATTACCCCCTGAACTGCTCAAGGATTTCCCAACTGACgggtctgtctgtctgtatcCGGCCGGTACAGCAGACTCAAGGCTTCTTTTTTACTGCAAAAGTgtgagttttttttacatatgattACTCTACAATAAAATTTTAAAAGGTTTTACACACCATTTCTACACCCACTGCTATACTGAACTTCCCagtcccagatcaaaacaaacggGCCTAGCTTACAgcacaggcctgcctaaatttgcctGCACTAATAcctgaaacataaaaaaaactcatTCTAGCACCTACCAAAAGGTAGTGGGTGCTACATATACACAGACCAGCCGGCTGGAAGTTTTCTGTCAACTTGTGGAGAGAACTGAGCAAGGTACAGTATGTACATAAGAACACTGATAAATCTTGTAACacatataaatacataataataaatgataaagGATATATTAGATAGACACATGTGCAAAGAAATCATTACTTGATAGACATTTCATGGGGTAAAAGGTAAAAACATAAAATAGACTTTCATAAATACAGTCCAGAGATGTTTTATATAGTTTGATTGAAAGTTATGTCCGAATACCAATGGCCTCTGGTGTGCAGGGTTACGCACCCTTCGTTTAGTGAGCATTTAGTGATTACCAGTTCATGTATTTTGACATTGGAGTTCCACCCTCGTTTTCAAGTCCTCTTCATGTCCTGCTTTTCTGTCCCCTTAAACACATTTggcatatcaattttttttcttttttttaaactcacAGTTTTATTAGTGATATTCTTCTCCTCGGGCCGTGGCCAGAGGCCTGAGCGCGTGATCCCCCGTCcactatgcctcctgggagatgtttgtcATGTTTGTTTGTCAAGGGTGTAAGATTGGGGGTTGTTAATTCtcgtggaatgttttttttttttttagtgattcacaccagtcaggaactatatttTAAGGGCAGGGTAGcccattttaattaaaaaatgcaaaaataaaaagttcaatcaaaggtttcccacgcagggggttcttctccatcaaatgcaaacagaaaatgctagcccacctggctctctgtagcagtacttctgcacgttatcctggtcacccagaccagcggactcctcaacatagacggcttcccttcagcgtctacagctctgcctcttgcagtagCCAACGTtttggctgtctcctacagcctctctgatttctggagacctcctgtctcacattctggctgtctcctacagcctctctgatttctggagacctcctgtctcacgttctggctgtctcctacagcctctctgatttctggagacctcctgtctcacgttctggctgtctcctacagcctctctgatttctggagacctcctgtctcacattctggctgtctcctacagcctctctgatttctggagacctcctgtctcacgttctggctgtctcctacagcctctctgatttctggagacctcctgtctcttaggcctcgtacacacgaccggatctgtccgctgaaactggtccgctgaccagtttcagcagacatgttcggtcgtgtgtacgtccgaccggacagatttccagcggacaaaagtttcttagcatgctaagaaacatgtccgctgggaagctgtccggcgtacaggtccgctggttagtacgtctaaccagcggacagaaatccagcgcatgcgtcgaattgattcgacgcatgcgtggaatctttgaactcgcgcgatagagaacgtcggtgtcgtctacgtcaccgcgttctctgtcagcgcggatttcggtttgatggtgtgtacagccatcagactgaAATCTCCCAACGGacgtgtccgatgaaaacggtccggcggaccgttttcattggattgtccgctcgtctgtacggggcctaacaggagctgtctccaactgggagcgatGAGATCTTAGCACACTctcattataagggctgtgctcacctgctGGTAATTAACAaagtctggatacagggttggagattccgtcccaccccagacactgtggaatctccaaactacagagccccatgacAGAGtaacaaaacctggagaaagctgcaccagcagtcttctccagtccacatctgtAGAGTTGCACCCAGCAAATGTGCATAACCCATTTTAACACTATTTCTcttgggacagagcctcgctctgccacataggataaataataaataaataaaaagaaacatacattccacatgaaTAATTATGCTATCAAAATAAATGTGCAATGTAAATTGTCTCCAGCATTTGTCCTATTTGTTCTGGTCAGAGGCGGCCATTTTGCTAAAGCTCAGAGCCCCTAAGCAGCCGATTGTCCTCTACAAATTCTGCACCATGCCTGAAAATAAAGAGcaaatgagcatgtgcagagatGGGTGAGattattatacattattattatacagaatttatatagcaccaacagtttacgcagcgctttacaatagatGGTATATTACTGGATTGTAAACAGtgtaggcacttatttttaataatttatataGCTGTATGTACAAAAGAGGCCAGCCTGAGGTGATCTAGCAGGAcctcattttctgactaaagttccactttaagcaacaaagctaaagaaaaaaaaaatcaagaagcaTCTGTCAACGGATTTAAAAACACCGGCTGCAGTACGTATtttctccacaaggtggtgatctcacttattGTCCATGGAATGCAGCGACAAGAAGTGATAGAAgatacaaacaggaagtgatgtcaacaCAGACAAGAAATGTAAtctacaaacaggaagtgatgtcctcTACAGACGGAAAGTTTCTCGAGAGTGGAAAGCATGCTGGAAGTGGAGGGAGATATTCCTGCAACCgatagcagaggaggtaataagatattattttatatttacacccagtaacccccgtcatgtccgtcctcttcctccatagtcactgtgatgtcttttatctccagaaGATGCTGATATACACTTATATAGAGTATTGTAATATTTACATAGCTACACGCTACATATGGAACCATTTattcaactgtccatccagagcctctggtttatagaccagatacatcctaaatatagagccatttatccaactgtccatccagagcctctggtttatagaccagatacatcctagagctatttatccaactgtccatctagAAGCCAGATACATACTAGACCATATTTATCCCAGTACAGTCCAGATAATTCTCAGTTTGTTATCTGTTCAGAGAGAAGAGTCCTGTATATATATCAGGAAGAGGTGAGTaatgcccgtacacacaattggaatttccaatggaatttttcatcggaattccattcaagctgtcttgcatacatactgtcagaccaaattccgaccgtccaaaacgcggtgacataaaacacttagaggagccgagaaaaatactttttaatgcttccgagcatgcgttgacttgattctgagcatgcgtgggttctttctctgtcggagttgcacaaagacgataggaatttcctatcgtttttttccatcataaaaaaataaaacatgttctatttctaaacaccgacggaaaaaggtccgatggggtccacacacgatcagaatttccgatgaaaaaagaaattcccatcgtgtgtacgaggcataagagtttgGGAGGTCATATGacatcatttttatttaaattaataaaatacaagcttgatcagagaggtgaggaggattctgggacatttttGGTGATCACTGTTATTACTTTCTATCTTTACGTGGTTAAGAAAATATCTGGTGAGCCATCTACACCCAGCAactgggaggagtgggagtatttagaaggacacgaggatctctacaaggacgtcatgatggagaatcagccgcccctcacatcactgggtaagaggagactttattgtaaaggagagagcagtacggagggtccatctagatcccccatcatctgataaacacatagaaacaatgtattcagtcagtgtgtgtgtttcctacagatggatccagtaatgggaacccaccagagagatgttgctgtcctctgtattcccagctaacagtggggcccaaactgtagggtggtgcacatttttgtaaaggagagagcagtacggagggtccacctagatcccccatcatctgataaacacatagaaacaatgtattcagtcagtgtgtatgtttcctacagatggatccagtaatgggaacccaccagagagatgtccctatcctctgtattcctgggattccacacaggaaggtcacaccatccctcaccatcaccatcatcaggtaggtggaatTGAGCATGTAGatccaaaaatgtattgtaaGTTATGAGAGGACATTCTTCTTTGTGACTAGTTCCTTTTTATACAAGTATTCTATCATCTttgggtttagggtgaagaactaAAAGACATCAAAGATGAGattaaggaggaagaagaagagaggttggtgagtggagatcagcagtctgtGGAGGATGGTTGTCCTCTGGATTCCCACAATTCTACACAGGAAGATCTCCAATATACAGAGAATGGGAGATCAGGAGATCAGGTAGATGGGGCTGGGCACAAAGAACTAAAAAATAATTCTATGGGAGAATATTCTTTTATGTCATCTCTTATTATTGACAGCAGTGTTTCCAGATGTTATAGTTTATCATCTCTGGAATTTAGAATGAAGAACggaaagacatcaaagttgaggataaagaggaagaagaagaagaaaggttggtgagtggagatcagcagtctatggaggagggggagatgattaTGGAAAGTAAACAGGAGGAATCTTCTCTACATAAGGACACAAGTAAGTAATAAACACTAAATATAGAACCAGTTCCCATTATTATTTTACTTCTATGAGTATAAAGTTTGTATTTACATTGTTACATCAGAGGAAAAAAGGTCGATGTCTACTGAATTcacccaagagaaaaaaaaaacttcagcagcTGATTCCCAGGACAGTAGAATGTCCATATAAAGCTCGGCCTAATCTTCTTTAGGTTATAaagattccttcctgatcccaaaaGGCAATCAGATAGCTCACCAGATCATCATTCTAAAATAGTTTTCCTACAATTAGTAATCATAAGAAGAACATCCAGTAAATTTTTCAGAGTCATCTAGAGCCAGACAAGTCTTCATCCACAGAGCTCTAAAAACAAATCACCTCTTCCGTATACAgagatttttttctatttcatttCAAGCAATCTGTGTTGCTCATGtgcaaaatagagaacatgttatccTTCGGTACAGGAAAGACTGAGAAACCTCAACTGCTGACAGTAAGAACATCATCGATGTACCTCATCAGTGTCCTGTAAAGAACACCAATCTGAGAGGACTGATTTGTAAATAAAACTGTAACAGAATTATCATGGAAGGTATTCACAGTGTCTGCCTACTgcagcatgtcctcagtctccgacCTCATTTGCACCATGcttatagtctctgaccatctactgtaatATGTTCACAGTCCGACAGATTTCTGTAGCTTTACATACACTGAATATTATGTGCCACCCTTTTATTATATTACATGACATATATTTCattataatgtcatgttcccaacaaatgaggaggagatactgtacaccatataaaAAGATTCATCTCCATTATTCATTATGTTCCCAAGAAATGAGGTGGGGGAAAGTctctctccattcctcaataacAATGTCCTTAATGCACAAAGTCGCACAGTGTGATTTGGGTGATTTGTATCGTTTATCTACTTTGAATTTCTATTTCTGTTCTGATTACTCCCACTTGCATTCTGGAGCTCAAAGATTTAGAACTAGACCAACATATATGACTCCTGAATACAAGATTCCAATAATTCTTCCAACATTTATTGTAAAATTATTTCTCAGCAGATGACCGTAATGTCCGGAATACATCTGAGGAATCTTCTGATAAATCACATACCAGGACTCTAAGATCTCACAGTAGAAATACTTTAATAGATCCGTCTATTCCCGAGGAATCTTCTTCAGGGCAGGAAGGAGATCACACAGAAGAAAGTTCATTGTCATGTTCAGTGTGTGGGAAACTTTTCACAAAAAAGAGAGACCttcttaaacataaaaaaattcacacaggtgaacgtccacattcatgttcagagtgcgggaaatgtttcactacCAAACAAAACCTTCTTAAACACTGGTACAGTCACACAGGTGAGCGACCtttctcatgttcagagtgtgggaaatctttcacGTCCAAAGGAGGCCTTGTGGATCACCAGAGAGTTCACaagggtgagcgtccttattcatgttcagagtgtgggaaatctttcaaGTCAAAAGGACCCCTTGTGTATCACCAGAgagttcacacaggtgagcgtccttattcatgttcagagtgtgggaaatctttcacGGCCAAAGGAAGCCTTGTGGATCACCAGAGAGTTCACAAGGGTGagtgtccttattcatgttcagagtgtgggaaatctttcaaGTCGAAAGGAGGCATTGTGTATCACCAGAgagttcacacaggtgagcgtccttattcatgcccagagtgtgggaaatctttcaaGTCGAAAGGATACCTTGTGTATCACCAGAGAGGTCACACAGGTGAgtgtcctttttcatgttcagagtgtgggaaatctttcacGTCGAAAGGATACCTTGTGGATCACCAGAGAGCTCACataggtgagcgtccttattcatgcttAGAGTGTGGGAAACCTTTCAAGTCGAAAGGATCCCTTGTGTATCACCAGAgagttcacacaggtgagcgtccttattcatgttcagagtgcgggaaatctttctcacagaaaggaaaccttgtgtatcaccagagagttcacacaggtgagcgtccttattcatgttcagagtgtgggaaatctttcaatcAGAAAGGACCCCTTGTGTATCACCAGAgagttcacacaggtgagcgtcctttatcatgttcagagtgtgggaaatctttcaaGTCGAAAGGATCCCTTGTGTATCACCAGAGAGTTCACAAGggcgagcgtccttattcatgttcagagtgcagaAAATCTTTCTCACAGAAAGGAAACCTTGTGTATCACCAGCgagttcacacaggtgagcgtccttattcatgttcagagtgtgggaaatctttcaatcAGAAAGGGCAACATGTTAAACACCAGAgagttcacacaggtgagcgtccttattcatgttcagagtgtgggaaatctttccGTTTGAAAGCAAGCCTTGAGTATCACCAGAGAGTTCACaggggtgagcgtccttattcatgttcagagtgcgggaaatctttctcaCATAAAGGACACCTTGTgcaacaccagagaattcacacgggtgagcgtccctattcatgttcagagtgcgggaaatctttcacttcgAAAGTAAACCTTGTGCATCACCAGAAAACTCACACGAGATAACAATCTTTCTCATAACAGTggtgtgttgggggaggggcggaatatattgaatttttttcaggttCGGTTTGATAGATCTGAGTCTGCAGGGATTGAATTCTAGTAATATGATCCTCTAAACATACAGAGATGACTCGGTCCCGCACTCACACAGACCGCACCATACAACTAAACTGGGCTAACACATTGCCAGATATGACAATACATGGACAACACTTCTTATTTGTTGATATCGGTTTCTGTACATTATTggtctttttatattttattgtagaaGCTCATTGGTCCAaccaataatacatttttttttgtttattatcttTAATTATAAAGATTTAGATTCTTCgtttttattgtttgttaaccacttgaagaccccaATGTTAAATCCCATTCCTGTCAAGACCATTTTTTAGTTTTCGGCACCGTGATACTTTGActgacaacactgtacccaaatgccaAATTAATTTTATATCAGAGACTTGTAAAGCATTCTTTTAGTTGTGTTCCTTCACCACTTTTACTATACAATATAATGGAAAAAGGACTGAAAAGtttgaataaaaataatttttcttagtTATTCTTATAAAAtaattgcaaataaataatctttctttataaatttaggacaacatttattcttctacatttctttggtaaaatagcaaatcagtgtatattatctactctgtgtgaaagttataaagTCTTCAAacaatggtatatatactggcccggattctcgtacgagttacgccagcgtatccagatacgccgtcgtaactctgagtccgagccgtcgtatttatgcgcctgattcttagaatcagttacgcatagatttgtattagatccgaccggcgtaagtatcttacgccgtcggatcttaactgcatatttacgctggacgctaggggcgtgtacgctgatttacgcctagaaatatgtaaatcagctagatacgccaattcacaaacgtacgaccggccgacgcagtacagatacaccgtttacgttaggcttttcctggcgtaaagttacccttgctatatgaggcgtaccaatattaagtatggacgtctttcttgcgtcgaattttgaaaattttacgtcgtttgcgtaagtcgttcgcgaatagggctgggcgtcatttacgttcacgtcaaaagcattggcttcttgcgggttaatttggagcatgcacacagggaaactttcacggacggcgcatgcgccgttcgtaaaaagcgtcatttacgtggggcacattaaattaacataacacacgcccacatctaccacattagaattaggcgggcttacgccgacctatttacgctacgccgccgcaactttggtttgagaatacagcacttgcctgacaaagttgcggaggcgtaacttaaataggatacgttatgcccgcacaaagatacgcggttctacgtgaatccgggccactgtatttgAAATCCTGATGTTCTGatggcctatctcaattcttgaggctctaaaatgccaggacagtacaaatacccccaaatgacatctaagtagacagtccaaggtatttagtaagaggcatgtagagttttttgatgtttttgccacaatctttttgaaaaataaagaaattaaatctgattttattaaacaagttatttctcacacacagctcgGGTATACTTAAAATTACACATCAAAACACTTTCTTCTACTCCTTTCAAGCATGAGGATACCACAAGTGTGAGACTTTTTATATGTCCAGATGCATAGAGGggtccaaaatccaaggagcaccttcaggctttcaaagTGCATAAATGTTGCAGCTCAGATATTTTTGttaaagttatttctcacacacaccaTGGGTTTACTTACAATTACACTTCAAAACACTTTCTTCTACTCCTTCCAAGCATGGAGATACTGTTAAGACAGAATATTGGGAGCCTGGAGCTATGAAAACTTCTGGAGCTCCTTTTAGAGTTACCCTTCATTACTAGTTGTTGATATCTAATATAACTTCTAGTATAACTCTGTTTTGTTCTTAATTCTTTAGTATTGTGTAATTCCCTGTGTCAAGGCCATATGGTGGGTTGCCAAATGACCCGTACATCTTCCTTAGTATTGCCAGAAAATAGGAAGATGTCCTTTGCAAGTTTAGCCTGTTGTACTCACGAGTCCTGACCAAAAACATTTGTTTATAGCCTAAATGTCAGGATGACTATATATCATGCTGAAGTAATTAGGAGGGGAGGACTAGTGAGTTGGGACTATGCCATGCAGATACTATGATGCTATGAAATTTGTTATGAAAGCTTCTGATATATTTGTATCGGGGCCACACCCCGCTGGTTATCTCTGTAGATCTCCATATGTATTATGATTATGAATGATTATTATCAGTAAACTTGTACTTGTAACAAATGCTACTGGATCCTTTTTATTTCAAAGAATCTGAATCTGATCGTAACTTGTGTGAGACTTTTTATATGTCTAGATACATAAAGGgatccaaaatccaaggagcaccttcaggctttcaaagTGCATAAATGACTTCCGATCACATTTCTTGAGGCACTGCAGTGCCAGGATAAGAGAAATGCCCACACAATGACCACATTTTGGAGAATAAACACCCCAATGTATCTTTTaaagaggcataatgagtcttttgaggaTTTTATTTTTCTGACATAAGTTTTTAGAAAATACAAGAAGAAAATTaaaatgattttaatttttttacacaaacctGTCAATTAATAAAATTTTGTAACACACAGTATGGGCATATTTACAATTTCCCCCCCAAACACATTGTACTACTCAGGTaagtatatagtaaaaaaaaaaaaaatgttttttaaggtGCTGATTAATACACAAAAAttgttaaaattttaaaaaaattgtttaatttcagttaaaaatatttattaaaaccaTCAAATCTCACTGTGTTTTGATCACCAAACATACATATTCCATGTTACAATAGATGCCTCAATCTCGACGTTTCGCCCAAATTTTTGGACTTCTTCAAAAGTTTATGCATC
Proteins encoded in this window:
- the LOC120909790 gene encoding gastrula zinc finger protein XlCGF57.1-like, with the protein product MEADDRNVRNTSEESSDKSHTRTLRSHSRNTLIDPSIPEESSSGQEGDHTEESSLSCSVCGKLFTKKRDLLKHKKIHTGERPHSCSECGKCFTTKQNLLKHWYSHTGERPFSCSECGKSFTSKGGLVDHQRVHKGERPYSCSECGKSFKSKGPLVYHQRVHTGERPYSCSECGKSFTAKGSLVDHQRVHKGECPYSCSECGKSFKSKGGIVYHQRVHTGERPYSCPECGKSFKSKGYLVYHQRGHTGECPFSCSECGKSFTSKGYLVDHQRAHIGERPYSCLECGKPFKSKGSLVYHQRVHTGERPYSCSECGKSFSQKGNLVYHQRVHTGERPYSCSECGKSFNQKGPLVYHQRVHTGERPLSCSECGKSFKSKGSLVYHQRVHKGERPYSCSECRKSFSQKGNLVYHQRVHTGERPYSCSECGKSFNQKGQHVKHQRVHTGERPYSCSECGKSFRLKASLEYHQRVHRGERPYSCSECGKSFSHKGHLVQHQRIHTGERPYSCSECGKSFTSKVNLVHHQKTHTR